Genomic DNA from Leptospira venezuelensis:
AACTTCGATCCATTTTATATTTCAGATCCAAAGGACGGTTTTCCGGGATTTGATGCAGAGCTTGGAAAAAAATATGCAGAATTTTTAGGTGTTAAATACACATTCACGAATCGTCCTGAATTCGAGGATTATGCAGAAGCGATCAAAAGTGGAGAAGCGGATATTGCATTTTCTGGTTTAAGCTCTACATTAGAAAGATCTAAAAAAGGAAGTTTTAGCTCTCCTTATTTAGTTTCTTCTACGGGTGCATTGGTAAATAAGAATGCACTTCCTCCTCCTCCAGAAGGAAATATCATCTCGACGGTATATTTCAGAAGTGTAAAGGATCTGGAAAGCGTAAGCGGGCTTAGCTTTTCGGTCAGAGCATTTTCCGCCAGCCATGAATATCTTTTAAGTATTTTTCCGAATTCCAGAATATTCACTTATGGTTCTATGGAAAGCGCTTGGAATTCCGTGAAAGAAGGTCAGGCAAATTGTTTTGTAGGAGATTCTCTTTATATCAAAGGTTTACTTCTTAAACAGAGAAGTATTTTATCCAATTTTAGAGCACTCATAGAACCAGTTCAGGAAAATCATGTGAGTGCTTTACTTCCAAAGGGTGATATCTACTTCTCCCGTAATTTTGAATTTTTTCTGTCGGAGCTCAAACGAACCGGAGAATTAAAAAGTTTAGAGGATAAGTATTTTAACAGAAGTGATTGGGTGAAATAAAAACAGTCTAATTCGTATGGCAACTTTGACAAAAAGAAAGGCCCAAAATTCTCCCGGACAGATCTATGTAGATTCCAGTTGTATCGATTGCGAAACCTGCAGGATCTTAGCATCTGATATTTTTGGAGAAGACCAAACCGGTTCCTTTGTTAAAAAGCAACCTGAATCGGAATCCGAAAAATTCCAAGCCTTACAAGCATTAGTTGCTTGTCCAACAGCTTCTATAGGAACTGAAGATCGTATCGATCTAACCGAAGCAAAATTATCTTTTCCAAAACAGATCCAAGATGAAGTTTATCATTGTGGTTTTCATTCTAAGGATTCATTCGGCGCCTTCTCCTATTTAATTGTTAGGAAAGAAGGTAACGTACTTGTAGATTCTCCCCGATATATTCCATCTCTTTCCAAAAAAATAAAAAACCTGGGCGGGATCAAATATCATTTTCTAACTCATAGAGATGATGTGGCTGATCACGAAAAATTTCATAATGACTTTGGAACTCAGAGAATTATCCACGAAGGAGATTTATCTGCAGTTCCAAACGCAGAGATAGTGATCGAGGGAAAAGAGCCATTTTCACTCAGCGAGGATCTATTGATCATACCTGGGCCTGGTCATACAAGAGGACATTCTACTCTATTATATAAACATAAATTCCTATTTTCTGGGGACCATTTAGCTTACGATCCTAAGAAAGAAAGGCTGATCGCTTTTAGAGGTGCTTGTTGGTATTCTTGGGAAGAACAAACCAAGTCCATGCATGACTTGGAAAATTATGATTTCGAGTGGCTTCTTCCAGGCCACGGGCACCCCACTCATACGGATCGGAAGCGTATGAGTGAGATGCTTAGGTCCTGCGTTCTATGGATGCAAAAACGTTAGAATGATTCCCTGCTTCCTAAATATTCTTCCTGGCCTGAGAATACGCTCTCAGCGTAGGCAGGAACTCCTCCCCATTTTTTAACTGCTCCTGGTCCTGCGTTATAAGCAAGAAGGGCAATGCGGATATTTCCTTCATGGGTTTCCAACAAATGGTTTAGATAAGAGACACCAAGATGGATATTTGTTTCCGGTTCTAGTAGGTCTTGCTTCTTAAGATGTTTTCCTTCCCAAGATGCGATCCAAGATCCTGTCCCAGGCATGATCTGCATGAGTCCGAGAGCATTTTTCTTGGATCTTGCTTTTCTGTAGAATTCAGACTCCGTTTTGATGATTCCGAGAAGTAACCCTGCTTTCTCACCTTTTTGGCAATAAACTCCGCAGGCGCTATTATTGATCCTCTCTGATTCCTTTTCTACGGTTAAGGATAGAAGCTCCAGCTCAGATTCAGTAAGGCTTGGTCTCTCAGAACGGATGTATTCTTTAATTTGGGCGGATTCAGGCAGGGAGTTCCTACCAGTTGCGCTCTTTCCAATCAGGGAGCCTGCGATTGGGGCTACTAGGGATTGGTAGAGTAATGGTAACGAGGCGATAAATATGTATCTTTTTCGGATTTTAGGCTGGAGCATTCTCCTTGCCTCCCTTATGGTGCATTGCACCATATATGACCAGTCTTTTTGCGGTGCACTATGGGCCAAGTAAAAAAACATCCGATTTTTGGGGTTTGGGAAAAAAACTCGGATTTTTGGGGCGAATCTAGCCCTAAAGAAATCGAAAAGGGATTAATAGAGAAGCATCGGAAACAATTTTTATTTTGGAGTTATTTCCGAAATGATCGCACTCATTCTTTCACTCTAGTTTTTACTCTTCCACATATCTATATTTGAGTTACTTGCGAGACCTTCTCAAGATGAATGGGTTGGAAATAAATTTCAATGCGAAAAATAAATCTTTCGATATAAAGAAATTCCAAAATATAGATCAGAACATTTAGGAGGAGTTTGGAAATAAATTTACTAATCTTAAATGAGTATTTTTATTTGCGTTCGCTTCTCAAAACGATTCTCAGACTGAAATAAATATAACATTCGATTTATTTAATATAATTTTCGAAAAATAAAATATTTGGTGCAAATTTTCGTAACTGCTTCGTCATAATATTTAAAACCGGGAGATTTGTTGCACAGACAAATCTGAATAAAAAAAAAGAAGAACCTCCCTCGCGATGATCGATCCCGCGATAGAGAAAATTTAAAGATACATTACAAAAAGCTAAATCCGTTTTCGCTACGTTCGATTTTTAAAAACAAAAAACCTGAAATCGAATATTTTCTGGGGAAAAATAATGAGGGTATCTTTAGCTCTGTCCGTACTATACATTATTGTATTTTCACAATGTACTCAAATGGGAGAACCTTCTAGCGATCTCACTTGGGAGGAAAAACAACTTCTCTGGATATCATATGGAGAAGAAATGAAAGGCGGACTACAACTTACAAAAGCGGCCGCTCAGAAATGGGGCCTAGGCATTGATGTCTATCCTGCTAAAACCAGAGTGGATAGAATGAGAAACACAATCGCGTTTACTGAATCCGGTAAATGTCATGTGGAAGGAATTTCTCAAAAGAATGCAAAAGATTGCCAATTATTCTCTTCCAATCCATTTTATCTAGCGGCTTGTTCTATCAACGCAACTTCAAAAATTGAAAATAGTGTAATTTTTATTTTTAAGGACAGGATAAAAGCAACTGCAGATGCGATGAGGATGGAAGGAAGCACCATCGATGTAAAAGAATATATAATAGCAACCGTTGCACACGAAGTAGGGCATTGTCTTGGATTACAACATTCTCAAGATCCTAAAGATCTGATGTTCCCTATGTTAACTGGAAGTGTATTTGAACCTAGCAGAACTGAAATGCATGCTGCACAAGCATTGTATGATACTTCTTTGCCGCCAGGTTCCATAGACGATTCGAACCTTTATACAAAACAATCTGATTTTACTTACTTAAAACAATATACCGTGCCTTCATTTGCGGTATTCGGAAATATAAATATGGAAGAGGAAGACTGATAACCCCAGAACGGTAAAAACCGGTCAGTCTTCCTATGGTGCGAATCGAAGATTGCCGGGGATTAAACTCCCCGGTTTTTTTCTAATTTTTCGGCCAAGTCTACAAGCAGTCTTACACCATATCCACTTGGTCCGTTACCTATTTGGGTTCCGGAAGCTTTCTTTCTCCAAGCCGTTCCTGCGATATCAATATGTGCCCAATCAATACCCGAATCTACAAAACGTTCCAGGTATTTTGCGGCAGAAAGGCTTCCACCAGGGCGTCCTGCAATATTACGTAAATCAGCTATATCACTTTTTAGATCTTCACCGTATTCTTCCC
This window encodes:
- a CDS encoding substrate-binding periplasmic protein, encoding MVFRIFGLLFSFLIFSSTFAEGISDSRLDEIQKRGELRVTGNRNFDPFYISDPKDGFPGFDAELGKKYAEFLGVKYTFTNRPEFEDYAEAIKSGEADIAFSGLSSTLERSKKGSFSSPYLVSSTGALVNKNALPPPPEGNIISTVYFRSVKDLESVSGLSFSVRAFSASHEYLLSIFPNSRIFTYGSMESAWNSVKEGQANCFVGDSLYIKGLLLKQRSILSNFRALIEPVQENHVSALLPKGDIYFSRNFEFFLSELKRTGELKSLEDKYFNRSDWVK
- a CDS encoding MBL fold metallo-hydrolase; this translates as MATLTKRKAQNSPGQIYVDSSCIDCETCRILASDIFGEDQTGSFVKKQPESESEKFQALQALVACPTASIGTEDRIDLTEAKLSFPKQIQDEVYHCGFHSKDSFGAFSYLIVRKEGNVLVDSPRYIPSLSKKIKNLGGIKYHFLTHRDDVADHEKFHNDFGTQRIIHEGDLSAVPNAEIVIEGKEPFSLSEDLLIIPGPGHTRGHSTLLYKHKFLFSGDHLAYDPKKERLIAFRGACWYSWEEQTKSMHDLENYDFEWLLPGHGHPTHTDRKRMSEMLRSCVLWMQKR
- a CDS encoding lytic transglycosylase domain-containing protein produces the protein MLQPKIRKRYIFIASLPLLYQSLVAPIAGSLIGKSATGRNSLPESAQIKEYIRSERPSLTESELELLSLTVEKESERINNSACGVYCQKGEKAGLLLGIIKTESEFYRKARSKKNALGLMQIMPGTGSWIASWEGKHLKKQDLLEPETNIHLGVSYLNHLLETHEGNIRIALLAYNAGPGAVKKWGGVPAYAESVFSGQEEYLGSRESF
- a CDS encoding matrixin family metalloprotease yields the protein MRVSLALSVLYIIVFSQCTQMGEPSSDLTWEEKQLLWISYGEEMKGGLQLTKAAAQKWGLGIDVYPAKTRVDRMRNTIAFTESGKCHVEGISQKNAKDCQLFSSNPFYLAACSINATSKIENSVIFIFKDRIKATADAMRMEGSTIDVKEYIIATVAHEVGHCLGLQHSQDPKDLMFPMLTGSVFEPSRTEMHAAQALYDTSLPPGSIDDSNLYTKQSDFTYLKQYTVPSFAVFGNINMEEED